In the genome of Blastocatellia bacterium, the window AAGCAACTGGAAGAAGCGCTGGCGCACGTCAAACAATTGCAGAAGCTGTTGCCGATTTGCTCCTATTGTAAACGCATCCGCAATGACCAAGATTACTGGGAGCAAGCCGAGAGTTACATTAGCGCTCATTCAAATACACGGTTCAGCCATAGCATTTGCCCTGATTGCTATGTCAAAGTGATGAACGAACTGAACCGACTGGAAGAATTGCAAGCCGAAACGCTCCATCTGAGCCACCCGCTATGAACAGCAACAATAATAAACAATCAACCGTGATGATCCTCAACGACGTTCCTTCGCAACGCCGCTTGATGACCAGCGCCTTAGAGAAAGATGGATGGCGCGTTGTGCCTTGCGCAAGCGCTGAGCAAGCGTTTGAAGTCTTGCAGAGTGAGGAACCAATTGACCTCATTCTGACAGAGCTGTGCATACCCGGCACGCAGGGGTGGCAGCTCTGTTGTCTGCTCCGCTCAGCAGAGTATGCGGCGTTGCGCAACATCCCGATTCTGGCCGTCTCGGCGATCTTTTCAGGCAGCGACCCTCACCAGCTTGCCGCTGAGCTTGGGGCTGACTCGTTTCTCGGTTCTCCTTACACGCCAGCAATGCTCAGCGAACGTGCGCGGACGCTGATGCAAGAGCGCCCAGCCAAGCGCTCGCGCCCCGTGCTGATCGTCGAACCTGACGGCACGCAAGCGATGGCATTGGCCGAAGCGTTTGAACGCCACGGCTACGAAGTTCACCATGCGACGACCAGCCAACAAGCGCGGCAACAGGTCCAACACGTCAACCCGGTCGTCATTGTGCTTGCCCATCCACTGCCTGATCTCTCAACCGAAGACCTGCTGATTGAATTGAAGCAATCGGCTCACGAGGCCGTCATCATGATGACTGCTGGTGAGACTGATCCGGCTCAGCCACTGCTCTGGACGCAACAAGGCGCCGATGGTTGCTTGCGCAACCCATTTGACCCGGAATACCTGATCGAGCTGAGCCGCAAAGCGCGCAGCGCCCGGCTCCTGATGCGCATCAACGAACGGCTCGCAGAACAAATCCTGAAGCTGCGCGCAATGATCGAAAACCAGGATGAAGGCATTGCCATTGTCAACCCAGATGAAGTTGTCACTTTCAGCAATCCGGCCAGCGACGCAATCTTCGGGGTGGCGCTGGGCACGTTGGTGGGACGGCATCTTAGCGAGTTCACTGACGCTGAACAGATGGAAATCATCCGGTCGCAAACAGAGCGGCGACGCCGCGGCGAGCACAGTCGGTATGAGCTGGATATCATTCAACCCGGCGGCTGCAAGCGTCGGCTGCTGGTCACGGCTACACCACAATATGATGACGCCGGACAATTCTCCGGCACGCTGGGCATCGTGCGCGACATCACCGATCAACGCAAGATGGAAGACGAGCTGCTGAAGATACAAAAACTCGAATCCCTGAGCATTCTGGCCGGCGGCATTGCTCACGATTTTAACAATTATCTGGTGGCCATCCTGGGCAACATCTCGCTGGCCAAGCTCGCGCTGTCGCCAGAGGATGAGGCGTACCAACGGTTGGGTGCAGCCGAAAACGCGGCCAGCCGCGCCAAAGACCTCACGCAACAATTGCTGAGCTTCTCCAAAGGCGGCGCGCCAATCAAAAGAGCCGCTTCGCTGGCTGCCATCTTGCAGCAAACGGCCGAATTCGCGCTGCGCGGCTCCAATGTGCGTCTAGACCTTGCTGTGGCAGACGATCTGTGGACAGCAGAATTCGACCACGGTCAAATCAGCCAACTTATCACCAATCTCGTCATCAATGCCGATCAAGCCATGCCTCATGGAGGAACCATCCAGATTAAAGCCGAGAATGTGACGTTAGATCATCGCCACACGCTGCCGCTGAGCGGTCGTCATTACGTCAAGCTCACCGTCCGGGATCACGGCGTCGGCATCCCAGAGGAATATCTCGATAAGATTTTTGATCCCTACTTCACCACTAAGCAAACAGGCAATGGTTTGGGACTGGCCACCTGTTACTCCATCGTGAAAAAACATGACGGGCACATCACTGTGGAATCGCACCCGGGCGTCGGAACCACATTTACTGTCTATCTGCCAGCGTTGCCACATCAACAACTTCCTCCTGATCCTCCGGCTCAACCGCAACACCCGAGCAGGCGCGGCAAAATTCTCGTGATGGACGATGATGAAATCATCCGCGACGTCACGGCCCACGTCTTACGCCGCCTCAACTACCAAGCCGAATTTGCTCAGGACGGCCTGCAGGCTATCGAAATCTATCAACGAGCGCGTCAAGAAGGTGAGCCGTTCGATGCGGTCATCCTTGACCTGACTGTTCCTCATGGTTTAGGCGGTAAGGAAACAATTCAACGGCTTCTGCAAGTTGATCCGCAGGTGAACGCGATTGTATCAACCGGATACTCAAACGATCCGGTTGTTGCTGATTTTGAAAAGTTCGGCTTCAAAGGATGCGTGATCAAACCCTACAAAATGCACGAGCTTCATTCGCTGTTGCAACAACTCATCAATCAATCACCAGCAACCCAAACAACTGAGTCCATACCGAGCGGCAATAGGTAACTGGTTCGCCTCGGTCAGCGCATCACCAATAATGACGTTGCTGGCACAATGCACTGCTCAATCAAGTGGACCGACCAAGCATCAGAGCAATTTTGCCGACGACGCGGCAGCAGGTCGTTTCCGGGAAAGTCTTTTCCGGTTAAACGCGTTTCGATATGACCTGGACCCCCTGCGGAAGCGACGAGAACAGATTCTGCTGGGAGCACGCCACTTTCTCGACGCGTTTCATGGCGCTCAAGCTTCATTGCCGGCCATCTCTCCAGCGAAGTGTGGAAATTCTCATGAGCCACGCCTGGCCGGGCAGTGTGCACAGTAACGTGACAAAAGTTCGGAGCGTTTTTGGAGTGCTGCGACTTGTCGCAACTTTGGCCGGAAAGCGGTGACACGTCACCGC includes:
- a CDS encoding response regulator, translated to MNSNNNKQSTVMILNDVPSQRRLMTSALEKDGWRVVPCASAEQAFEVLQSEEPIDLILTELCIPGTQGWQLCCLLRSAEYAALRNIPILAVSAIFSGSDPHQLAAELGADSFLGSPYTPAMLSERARTLMQERPAKRSRPVLIVEPDGTQAMALAEAFERHGYEVHHATTSQQARQQVQHVNPVVIVLAHPLPDLSTEDLLIELKQSAHEAVIMMTAGETDPAQPLLWTQQGADGCLRNPFDPEYLIELSRKARSARLLMRINERLAEQILKLRAMIENQDEGIAIVNPDEVVTFSNPASDAIFGVALGTLVGRHLSEFTDAEQMEIIRSQTERRRRGEHSRYELDIIQPGGCKRRLLVTATPQYDDAGQFSGTLGIVRDITDQRKMEDELLKIQKLESLSILAGGIAHDFNNYLVAILGNISLAKLALSPEDEAYQRLGAAENAASRAKDLTQQLLSFSKGGAPIKRAASLAAILQQTAEFALRGSNVRLDLAVADDLWTAEFDHGQISQLITNLVINADQAMPHGGTIQIKAENVTLDHRHTLPLSGRHYVKLTVRDHGVGIPEEYLDKIFDPYFTTKQTGNGLGLATCYSIVKKHDGHITVESHPGVGTTFTVYLPALPHQQLPPDPPAQPQHPSRRGKILVMDDDEIIRDVTAHVLRRLNYQAEFAQDGLQAIEIYQRARQEGEPFDAVILDLTVPHGLGGKETIQRLLQVDPQVNAIVSTGYSNDPVVADFEKFGFKGCVIKPYKMHELHSLLQQLINQSPATQTTESIPSGNR